The Phycisphaeraceae bacterium genome window below encodes:
- a CDS encoding ATP-dependent DNA ligase, whose translation MIRLAELYQRLDRTTRTGEKLAALEVYFREAAAEDAIWALYFLSGRKIKRAVSYRLLQEAATERCGLPAWLVGECRGMVGDLSETISLLLDPPECADPPALHELVERYLLPLPASDDAMRKRLINEAWDRLDPWQRFVFHKLLGGSLRLGVAQRLVVRGFAAAVGAEPEVVAHRLTGAWEPTASTYRMIVEGDEALDALRPYPFCLATAHDGDPSVLGQPGELAAEWKWDGIRAQLLHRQGRVGLWSRGEESIERSFPELVDAGRLLPEGTVLDGELLAWDFENAKPLGFASLQKRLNRVDVRPTLFGPEVPVIFLAYDLLQWGGEDWRGRLFDERRRGLEQVVAGLETPVVELSELVSFGSWEELAELRGSSRERGVEGLMLKKRDSLYVSGRKAGSWWKWKVTPHTIDAVMVYAQRGHGERAGVFSDYTFAVWDDGGELVAVTKAYSGLTNQEIDEITRWVRKHSIGRRGPVHVVEPELVFEIAFEGIQTSSRHRGGVALRFPRMLRWRKDKKPGEADTLASLRRLLDANGG comes from the coding sequence GTGATTCGGCTGGCCGAGTTGTATCAGCGGCTGGATCGGACGACGCGGACCGGCGAGAAGCTGGCTGCGCTCGAGGTGTACTTTCGGGAGGCGGCGGCGGAGGATGCGATCTGGGCGCTCTACTTTCTTTCTGGTCGGAAGATCAAACGGGCGGTGTCGTACCGGTTGTTGCAGGAAGCGGCAACAGAGCGATGTGGGTTGCCGGCATGGTTGGTGGGGGAGTGTCGGGGCATGGTGGGTGATCTGAGCGAGACGATCTCGCTGCTGCTCGATCCGCCTGAATGTGCTGATCCGCCAGCTTTGCACGAGTTAGTCGAGCGTTATCTGCTGCCGTTGCCAGCGAGTGATGACGCGATGCGAAAGCGATTGATCAACGAGGCCTGGGATCGGCTGGACCCCTGGCAGCGTTTCGTGTTCCACAAGTTGCTGGGTGGCTCGTTACGGCTCGGGGTCGCGCAGCGGCTGGTTGTTCGGGGGTTTGCTGCGGCGGTCGGTGCGGAGCCAGAGGTGGTGGCGCATCGGTTGACCGGGGCGTGGGAGCCGACCGCATCGACGTACAGGATGATCGTCGAGGGTGATGAGGCGTTGGATGCGTTGCGACCTTATCCGTTTTGCCTGGCGACGGCGCATGACGGCGATCCCTCGGTGTTGGGTCAGCCCGGGGAGTTAGCGGCTGAGTGGAAATGGGACGGTATCAGAGCTCAGCTGCTCCACAGGCAGGGGCGTGTAGGTTTGTGGTCGCGGGGTGAGGAATCGATTGAGCGGTCGTTTCCGGAGTTGGTTGATGCGGGGCGACTGCTGCCGGAGGGGACGGTTCTGGATGGCGAGCTGCTTGCCTGGGATTTTGAGAACGCGAAACCTTTGGGGTTTGCCTCGCTGCAGAAGCGGCTGAACCGGGTTGATGTGCGGCCGACGCTCTTTGGGCCGGAGGTGCCGGTGATTTTTCTGGCGTATGACCTATTGCAGTGGGGTGGTGAGGATTGGCGCGGCCGGTTGTTTGATGAGCGGCGGCGTGGTTTGGAGCAGGTCGTGGCGGGGCTTGAGACGCCAGTGGTTGAGTTGTCAGAGTTGGTGAGCTTCGGGTCGTGGGAAGAGCTGGCGGAGCTGCGTGGGTCGTCACGCGAGCGTGGCGTTGAGGGGTTGATGCTCAAGAAGCGTGACTCGCTTTATGTCAGTGGTCGGAAGGCGGGCAGTTGGTGGAAGTGGAAGGTGACGCCTCATACGATCGATGCGGTGATGGTCTATGCCCAGCGGGGTCATGGGGAGCGTGCGGGGGTGTTCTCGGATTACACGTTTGCGGTGTGGGATGATGGGGGTGAACTGGTTGCGGTGACTAAGGCTTACTCGGGATTGACGAATCAGGAGATCGATGAGATCACGCGATGGGTGAGGAAGCATTCGATTGGTCGGCGGGGGCCGGTGCATGTCGTGGAGCCGGAGTTGGTGTTTGAGATCGCGTTTGAGGGGATTCAGACTTCCAGTCGACATCGCGGCGGGGTTGCACTTCGTTTCCCCCGGATGCTGCGGTGGCGGAAGGATAAGAAGCCGGGAGAGGCCGACACGCTGGCGAGTCTGCGGAGGCTGCTTGATGCCAACGGAGGATGA
- a CDS encoding peptidoglycan recognition family protein: MKIFLLSAAWLMLAACPLFAQDAPSMKDGDVRILRHTVWSEIPPAGVDADGIRRNLAVGDTVEFKALSLSVLDTTPAGEPMEDGSPATETDRVTLLLEDADGKLITTVDEGAVLHRGSLYVAIVAVYLKENELGRGLTVIEIATLDSLPEQVAQAKHANGAEQRLRIRHDINRLTLHHSATPLKPEDDLGAKLEAMQRWGASQRNWWDVPYHYIIDLDGTVYEGRDPQYLGDTNTRYDTAGHFLINCYGNYNEMEPNEAQLQTIVDLMAWAAIEYGVDPSEIYGHRDMASTSCPGDNLQKLIDDGTLEARVHARIDRGQPTLQWVGPDHLGDLGVEVETPAP, from the coding sequence ATGAAGATTTTTCTGCTGTCCGCAGCATGGCTGATGCTCGCCGCCTGCCCATTGTTTGCGCAGGATGCGCCATCCATGAAAGATGGTGATGTTCGCATCCTGCGTCACACGGTCTGGAGTGAGATCCCGCCTGCCGGTGTCGATGCCGATGGCATCCGCCGCAATCTCGCCGTAGGCGACACCGTCGAGTTCAAGGCCCTGAGCCTCTCAGTCCTCGACACCACCCCTGCAGGCGAGCCGATGGAAGATGGCAGCCCCGCCACCGAAACCGATCGCGTCACCCTGCTGCTCGAAGACGCCGACGGCAAGCTGATCACCACCGTTGACGAAGGAGCTGTTCTCCATCGCGGATCACTCTACGTCGCGATCGTCGCTGTCTATCTCAAGGAGAATGAACTGGGTCGAGGTCTTACGGTGATCGAAATCGCAACCCTCGACTCACTCCCCGAGCAAGTCGCCCAGGCCAAGCACGCCAACGGGGCCGAGCAACGCCTCCGGATCCGCCACGACATCAACCGGCTGACTCTCCACCACAGCGCTACACCTCTCAAACCCGAAGATGATCTAGGGGCCAAGCTCGAAGCCATGCAACGCTGGGGAGCCAGCCAACGCAACTGGTGGGATGTCCCCTACCACTACATCATTGATCTTGACGGCACCGTCTATGAGGGCCGTGATCCTCAGTACCTTGGCGACACCAACACCCGCTACGACACCGCAGGCCACTTCCTCATTAACTGCTACGGCAACTACAACGAGATGGAGCCCAACGAAGCACAACTCCAGACCATCGTCGATCTCATGGCCTGGGCCGCCATTGAATACGGCGTCGATCCCTCAGAGATCTACGGCCACCGCGACATGGCAAGCACCAGTTGCCCCGGCGATAATCTTCAGAAGCTCATCGACGACGGCACGCTCGAAGCCCGCGTGCACGCACGCATCGATCGAGGTCAGCCCACGCTGCAGTGGGTCGGGCCTGATCATCTTGGAGACCTGGGAGTCGAAGTCGAGACCCCCGCGCCTTAA
- a CDS encoding tRNA-dihydrouridine synthase, with the protein MMRLGSLQIDAPFYQAGLAGYSDAAMRLVARDHGCPHCVTEAMLDHFLVAGGQGLRAAELRDDDHPITGQLMGSAPEDIARGAQILVHLGYDAVDINLACPVKKIKKKARGGHLLSDTQTAVAILKAVRQVVPDEIPLTVKLRRGSDDSPEAAERFYRVFESAIANDFAGATVHGRTVEQKYLGPARWAFLADLTRHYSGTMNRVGRFTIGGSGDIWNARDIFRMIEQTGVDWVSVARGCIGNPWLFRQARALMAGNEAEASRPPGIAEQRSVLLRHFQLSLELHGEQQASRMMRKFGIKFSRHHPEGEAIKQGFIAVSSLADWHAVLDRFYAEDGAGVVAVAEHEAENAGVGAEEACTPLG; encoded by the coding sequence ATGATGCGTCTCGGCAGTCTTCAGATCGATGCCCCGTTTTATCAGGCGGGGCTGGCGGGCTACTCCGACGCAGCGATGCGGCTGGTGGCTCGCGATCACGGCTGCCCGCATTGTGTGACCGAGGCGATGCTCGATCACTTTCTCGTCGCTGGCGGTCAGGGGCTCCGGGCCGCTGAGCTAAGGGACGATGACCACCCGATCACCGGACAGCTTATGGGATCTGCTCCGGAAGATATCGCCCGGGGGGCACAGATCCTTGTTCATCTGGGCTACGACGCTGTGGACATCAATCTCGCCTGCCCGGTCAAGAAGATCAAGAAGAAGGCTCGTGGTGGGCATCTGCTCTCGGATACGCAGACGGCTGTGGCGATCCTCAAGGCGGTCCGGCAGGTCGTTCCCGATGAAATCCCGTTGACCGTCAAGCTCCGCAGAGGCTCAGACGATTCGCCTGAGGCCGCCGAGCGATTCTACCGGGTCTTCGAGTCGGCCATCGCGAACGATTTTGCGGGCGCGACCGTTCACGGCAGGACAGTGGAGCAGAAGTACCTTGGCCCGGCTCGCTGGGCTTTTCTGGCGGATTTGACGAGGCACTATTCGGGAACGATGAACCGGGTGGGTCGCTTCACGATTGGCGGGTCCGGGGATATCTGGAACGCACGGGATATCTTCCGGATGATTGAGCAGACCGGGGTGGACTGGGTCAGCGTGGCTCGCGGATGCATCGGCAACCCCTGGCTGTTCAGGCAGGCGCGGGCGTTGATGGCCGGGAATGAGGCCGAAGCGTCAAGACCACCCGGGATCGCTGAACAGCGGTCTGTGCTGCTGCGTCACTTCCAACTGAGTCTGGAGTTGCATGGCGAGCAGCAGGCTTCACGGATGATGCGCAAGTTCGGCATCAAGTTCTCGCGGCATCACCCAGAGGGTGAGGCGATCAAGCAGGGGTTCATTGCCGTGAGTTCTTTGGCCGATTGGCATGCGGTTCTGGATCGCTTTTACGCAGAAGATGGGGCCGGCGTGGTTGCAGTAGCCGAGCATGAGGCTGAGAATGCTGGCGTTGGGGCCGAAGAGGCCTGCACACCCCTGGGTTAA
- a CDS encoding DUF2817 domain-containing protein: protein MIHPAGLVMLLLFATLTGCAHSAHPRLLEPKPVSGIHERYQVIGRSLEGRGIECHELGNGRELIVFIAGIHGSEPAGVPLVRQMAAVLKANPEMLEGRRVVIVSNANPDGLARGRRFNNNGIDLNRNFPARNHSTERDRHGIRPLSEPESRALYDLFKSLPRPARVITLHQPLECIDYDGPETTTLPLAEVLAATSQLPVNKLGSRPGSLGSWLGVDQEIPTITVEFYKADTDLTSDELWRKYGQMMLAAVMYPELPGARQITRMDNRFRQGS, encoded by the coding sequence ATGATTCATCCTGCTGGTCTTGTGATGTTGCTCCTGTTCGCCACACTCACCGGTTGTGCGCACTCCGCCCATCCGCGTCTCCTGGAGCCAAAGCCCGTGTCCGGAATCCATGAGCGCTATCAGGTGATCGGCCGCTCGCTGGAAGGGCGAGGGATTGAGTGTCACGAGCTGGGTAACGGTCGGGAGTTGATCGTCTTCATCGCTGGGATTCATGGGAGTGAGCCTGCGGGTGTCCCGCTGGTGCGTCAGATGGCCGCCGTGCTCAAGGCGAATCCCGAGATGCTCGAAGGCAGGCGGGTTGTGATCGTCTCCAACGCCAACCCGGATGGACTGGCCAGGGGCAGGCGCTTTAACAACAACGGAATTGACCTGAACCGCAACTTCCCTGCTCGCAATCACTCGACCGAGCGCGACCGTCACGGCATTCGTCCCTTGTCGGAGCCCGAAAGCCGTGCGCTCTACGATCTGTTCAAATCGCTGCCCCGCCCGGCGCGGGTCATCACCCTGCATCAGCCGCTGGAGTGCATCGACTACGACGGACCGGAGACCACGACACTGCCGCTCGCCGAAGTACTTGCCGCGACGAGCCAACTGCCGGTCAACAAGCTCGGGAGCCGGCCGGGTTCACTCGGCTCGTGGCTTGGTGTCGACCAGGAGATCCCGACGATCACCGTTGAGTTCTATAAGGCTGATACGGACCTCACCTCAGATGAGTTGTGGCGGAAGTACGGCCAGATGATGCTCGCCGCGGTGATGTACCCGGAGCTTCCCGGGGCACGCCAGATCACCCGGATGGATAATCGGTTCCGCCAGGGCTCCTAA
- the sppA gene encoding signal peptide peptidase SppA — translation MRQLLAILSLITLILTACGPTTLVVGITPGDQTLTETIVVDEPARRTKIAMIDVSGVIVNARNNSLLQQGENPVAALHEKLERARNDDQVDAVLLRINSPGGSVTASEAMHHEIRRFKASSGKPIVVIMMDVAASGGYYIACAADRIVAYPSTVTGSIGVIMQTVSLKPALDRWGIEATTLRSGAIKGAGSPIDVLTDDQKAIFQQMIDTYHQQFVSVVDAGRTSLDRATIEKLADGRVYTGRQAADLGLIDAVGDLYHAFDLAKRMAQLEQADLVLYHRPLDYVAGPYASTKTPPTPAQTTINLFSLDLGGANGIDATGAPVVFGYLWTVDRLN, via the coding sequence GTGCGCCAACTTCTCGCCATCCTGTCACTGATCACTCTAATCCTCACGGCCTGTGGGCCCACAACGCTGGTCGTCGGCATCACCCCCGGCGATCAAACCCTCACCGAAACCATCGTTGTCGATGAACCCGCCCGCCGAACCAAGATCGCCATGATTGACGTCAGCGGCGTCATCGTCAACGCCCGCAACAACAGCCTGCTCCAGCAAGGCGAGAACCCCGTCGCTGCTCTCCACGAGAAACTCGAACGCGCACGAAACGACGATCAAGTCGACGCCGTGCTGCTTCGGATCAACTCCCCAGGCGGGTCTGTCACCGCCAGCGAGGCCATGCATCACGAGATCAGACGATTCAAAGCCAGCTCCGGCAAACCCATCGTCGTCATCATGATGGATGTCGCCGCCAGCGGGGGCTACTACATCGCCTGCGCCGCAGACCGCATCGTCGCCTACCCATCCACCGTCACCGGAAGCATCGGCGTCATCATGCAGACCGTCAGCCTCAAACCCGCACTCGACCGATGGGGAATCGAAGCCACAACGCTCCGCAGCGGGGCCATCAAAGGCGCAGGCTCGCCGATTGACGTACTCACCGACGACCAGAAAGCTATCTTCCAGCAGATGATCGACACCTACCACCAGCAGTTCGTCAGCGTCGTCGATGCTGGCCGAACCTCGCTCGACCGTGCCACCATCGAGAAACTCGCCGATGGACGCGTCTACACCGGAAGACAAGCCGCCGATCTCGGCCTGATCGACGCTGTAGGCGATCTCTACCACGCTTTCGATCTCGCCAAACGCATGGCCCAACTCGAACAAGCCGACCTCGTCCTCTACCACCGCCCTCTCGATTACGTCGCTGGCCCTTACGCCTCGACGAAAACCCCGCCAACACCAGCCCAAACCACCATCAACCTGTTCTCACTTGACCTTGGTGGTGCCAACGGTATCGACGCCACCGGAGCCCCGGTCGTCTTCGGCTACCTCTGGACGGTAGATCGCTTGAACTAA
- a CDS encoding glucose-6-phosphate isomerase translates to MINDKAALYRFARKQSCRVPKLGMTLDISRMGFSEKVWTDMAGPMREAFDAMEKLEAGEIANPDENRMVGHYWLRAPHLAPEKILAEAIQHTINDVASFTESVHKKQIIPEKAARFTEVLVIGIGGSALGPQLIADALAGKRNKLNPHFLDNTDPDGIERTLAGLKSRLKSTLAIVISKSGGTPETRNGMLLAKAAYEAQSLSFARHAIAITGEGSKLDQTASSEGWIKRFPMWDWVGGRTSLMSAVGLVPMALQGINIRLFLDGAAVMDEATRTRDINKNPAARLALMWHVATGGQGERQMVMLPYKDRLVLMSKYLQQLVMESLGKSETLDGQPTKQGITVLGNKGSTDQHAYVQQLRDGLDDFFATFILVLQDYTTPGKHEDTEVEPGITAGDYLRGFYQGTRTALYESGRPSMTLTLDKLDVKSLGALIALFERAVGYYATLVNINAYHQPGVEAGKKAAAIVLDLQKLAVNHLKKKGSDGMTVEALAEAIDRTDAIEDLNLILEHLAANKRQVRRVRTSTYAPIT, encoded by the coding sequence ATGATCAATGACAAGGCCGCGCTCTACCGATTCGCTCGCAAGCAGTCCTGCAGGGTGCCCAAGCTCGGCATGACCCTCGACATCTCGCGGATGGGCTTCTCCGAGAAGGTCTGGACCGACATGGCCGGACCGATGCGCGAAGCCTTTGATGCGATGGAAAAACTCGAGGCCGGCGAGATTGCCAATCCCGATGAGAACCGGATGGTCGGCCACTACTGGCTCCGCGCCCCGCACCTGGCACCCGAAAAAATCCTCGCCGAAGCCATCCAGCACACCATCAATGATGTCGCGTCGTTCACCGAGTCCGTCCACAAAAAACAGATCATCCCGGAGAAGGCCGCGAGGTTCACCGAAGTCCTAGTCATCGGCATCGGTGGGTCCGCACTCGGCCCGCAACTCATCGCCGATGCGCTCGCTGGTAAACGCAATAAACTCAACCCACACTTCCTCGACAACACCGACCCCGATGGCATCGAACGCACCCTCGCTGGCCTCAAGAGCCGACTCAAATCGACGCTCGCCATCGTGATCTCCAAGTCCGGCGGAACTCCCGAAACCCGCAACGGAATGCTGCTGGCCAAAGCCGCCTACGAGGCACAGAGCCTTAGCTTTGCCAGGCACGCGATCGCCATCACTGGCGAAGGCTCCAAGCTCGACCAGACCGCCAGTTCCGAGGGCTGGATCAAGCGATTCCCCATGTGGGATTGGGTCGGCGGACGCACCAGCCTCATGTCCGCCGTCGGACTCGTTCCCATGGCCCTGCAGGGCATCAACATCCGGCTGTTTCTCGACGGCGCGGCCGTGATGGACGAGGCCACCCGGACCCGTGACATCAACAAAAATCCGGCCGCCCGGCTCGCACTGATGTGGCACGTGGCCACCGGCGGGCAGGGCGAGAGACAGATGGTGATGCTTCCCTACAAGGATCGGCTGGTGCTTATGTCGAAGTATCTCCAGCAACTGGTGATGGAGTCTCTCGGCAAGTCCGAAACCCTCGACGGCCAACCGACCAAACAAGGCATTACCGTCCTCGGCAACAAGGGCTCGACCGACCAGCACGCCTATGTCCAGCAACTCCGCGATGGGCTCGATGACTTCTTCGCGACCTTCATCCTCGTGCTCCAGGACTACACCACGCCCGGCAAACACGAGGACACTGAGGTCGAGCCCGGCATCACGGCGGGCGATTACCTCCGGGGCTTCTACCAGGGAACCCGGACCGCCCTATACGAATCCGGGCGCCCCTCGATGACGCTGACGCTCGACAAGCTCGACGTCAAATCACTCGGCGCTCTGATCGCGCTCTTCGAGCGAGCCGTCGGCTATTACGCCACCCTGGTCAACATCAACGCCTACCACCAGCCGGGCGTCGAGGCTGGCAAGAAGGCCGCCGCGATCGTCCTCGACCTCCAGAAACTCGCCGTAAATCACCTCAAGAAAAAAGGCAGCGACGGCATGACCGTCGAGGCGCTTGCCGAAGCCATCGATCGCACCGACGCCATCGAAGACCTCAACCTCATCCTCGAACACCTCGCCGCCAACAAACGACAGGTCCGTCGCGTCCGTACCAGCACCTACGCACCCATTACCTGA
- a CDS encoding secondary thiamine-phosphate synthase enzyme YjbQ: protein MTTLTLETKSRDQMVELTREVQRVVDDSGIDSGTVVVYIPHTTAGVTINENADPDVVHDMIGQLDRMVPWSQPFYRHSEGNSASHVKASMMGSSVTVIIRDGRLGLGTWQGIWFCEFDGPRTRKVWVKTLVSAD from the coding sequence ATGACGACTCTCACGCTTGAGACCAAATCCCGCGACCAGATGGTTGAGTTGACCCGCGAGGTGCAGCGCGTCGTCGATGACTCTGGAATTGACTCGGGCACGGTGGTGGTCTACATCCCACACACGACCGCCGGGGTGACGATCAACGAGAACGCCGATCCTGATGTCGTACACGACATGATTGGGCAGCTTGATCGCATGGTGCCGTGGTCGCAGCCGTTCTACCGCCACAGCGAGGGCAACTCCGCCTCCCACGTCAAAGCCTCGATGATGGGCTCCAGCGTGACCGTGATCATCCGTGATGGACGACTCGGCCTCGGGACCTGGCAGGGCATCTGGTTCTGTGAGTTCGACGGGCCTCGCACCCGGAAAGTCTGGGTCAAGACCTTGGTCAGTGCAGACTGA
- the glmS gene encoding glutamine--fructose-6-phosphate transaminase (isomerizing) translates to MCGIVAYVGSHQASSLLVEGLKRLEYRGYDSAGVAIGGLDGVRLARSVGRVSVLEETLAQAGGLAGTLGIAHTRWATHGEPSEVNAHPHVGVTHEGHTIALVHNGIIENYRTLRTYLEGKGHTFTSQTDTEVLAKLIAEVYENDLERAVQTALREVTGAYAIGVICSAEPHTLVGARKGSPLIVGIADRSYILASDPSAIVAHTTQVVTLDDYQVVRLCAGPNDKQDSAQGPWSVDFRTTTIDNVPVSSEVSELEMDLEQIELGSYPHYMIKEIMEQPETLRTCLRGRIDLREGRVVLGGLAEQARAITRVRRMILTGQGTAFHAGLIGEYLMEDLAKIPSRAQYASEFRYRNPIIEDGTIIVPISQSGETADTLAALREARDRGAMALGVVNAVGSTIARETDAGVYLHVGPEIGVASTKAFLGQVAVLTLLSLYLGRRRYLSESEVARYLGELSRVPDHIARVTEQSDHIRGVVEQVVDRDNWLFLGRGFNYPVALEGALKLKEISYIHAEGMPAAEMKHGPIALIDKGMPVVFVATRGSQYDKVVSNIEEVRARGGRILAVATEGDQNIRKYADFVFEVPDVSEPLQPLVTVIPLQLLAYHAAVLRGHDVDKPRNLAKSVTVE, encoded by the coding sequence ATGTGTGGAATCGTTGCATACGTTGGTTCTCACCAGGCGTCATCGCTGCTGGTCGAAGGCCTTAAGCGGCTTGAATACCGTGGCTATGACTCGGCAGGCGTTGCGATCGGTGGGCTCGATGGGGTCCGCTTAGCGCGGAGTGTCGGGCGTGTATCGGTGCTCGAAGAAACGCTCGCCCAAGCCGGTGGGCTCGCGGGAACTCTCGGTATTGCGCACACGCGTTGGGCCACCCACGGCGAGCCATCCGAGGTCAACGCCCATCCACACGTTGGGGTCACGCACGAGGGTCACACGATCGCGCTGGTCCACAACGGGATCATTGAGAACTACCGCACGCTGCGGACCTATCTCGAAGGCAAGGGGCACACGTTCACCAGCCAGACCGACACCGAGGTGCTGGCCAAGCTGATTGCTGAGGTTTACGAAAATGATCTCGAGCGGGCGGTTCAGACAGCGCTGCGCGAGGTAACGGGTGCTTACGCCATTGGCGTGATCTGCTCGGCCGAACCACACACGCTGGTAGGAGCCCGCAAAGGTTCCCCACTGATCGTTGGCATCGCCGACCGTAGCTACATCCTGGCCTCGGACCCCTCGGCGATCGTCGCGCACACGACGCAAGTCGTGACGCTTGATGATTATCAGGTGGTCCGACTCTGCGCCGGACCCAACGATAAGCAGGACTCGGCGCAGGGACCGTGGTCAGTTGATTTCAGGACCACCACCATCGACAACGTGCCGGTGAGTTCGGAGGTCTCCGAGTTGGAGATGGACCTCGAACAGATCGAGCTGGGTAGTTACCCGCACTACATGATCAAGGAGATCATGGAGCAGCCTGAGACGCTGCGAACCTGTCTGCGGGGACGGATCGACCTGCGGGAGGGCCGTGTCGTGCTCGGCGGGCTGGCCGAGCAGGCCAGAGCGATCACTCGGGTGCGGCGGATGATTCTGACTGGTCAGGGAACAGCTTTTCACGCCGGTCTCATCGGCGAGTATCTCATGGAAGACCTGGCCAAGATCCCTTCGCGGGCTCAGTACGCTTCGGAGTTTCGTTACCGAAACCCGATCATCGAGGATGGCACGATCATCGTTCCCATCAGCCAGTCGGGAGAGACCGCCGACACGCTGGCCGCGCTCCGCGAAGCACGCGACCGAGGCGCGATGGCGCTCGGCGTGGTGAACGCTGTCGGCTCGACGATCGCCCGCGAAACCGACGCTGGGGTCTATCTCCACGTTGGCCCTGAGATTGGTGTCGCTTCGACCAAGGCTTTTCTGGGCCAGGTTGCCGTGTTGACGCTGCTGAGTCTTTATCTTGGACGCCGACGCTATCTCTCTGAGAGTGAGGTCGCGAGGTACCTCGGTGAGCTATCCCGCGTGCCCGATCACATCGCACGGGTCACCGAGCAGTCCGACCACATCCGGGGTGTGGTCGAGCAGGTGGTGGATCGTGACAACTGGCTGTTCCTTGGCCGGGGGTTCAACTACCCGGTGGCTCTGGAGGGTGCACTCAAGCTCAAAGAGATCTCCTACATCCACGCGGAAGGCATGCCCGCTGCGGAGATGAAACACGGCCCCATCGCTCTGATCGACAAGGGGATGCCGGTCGTCTTCGTGGCCACGCGTGGGTCGCAGTACGACAAAGTGGTCTCGAACATCGAGGAGGTCCGAGCCCGAGGCGGGCGGATCCTTGCGGTCGCCACCGAGGGTGACCAGAACATCCGCAAGTACGCCGACTTCGTCTTTGAGGTGCCGGATGTCAGCGAGCCGCTGCAGCCGCTGGTGACTGTGATCCCGCTGCAGCTTCTGGCCTACCACGCCGCAGTGCTCCGCGGGCACGATGTGGACAAGCCACGCAACCTGGCCAAGAGTGTGACCGTAGAATAA
- the efp gene encoding elongation factor P, which produces MKAGECRPGQGVKMDGKSCVVTSIEHRTPGNLRAFVQIKIKDIMTGKHVEKRFNPADDIETITLDRSDLEYLYTDTDGAVFMNPTTFDQITVPETALGDVMLYLRPNTLATILSIDGVPAAVEPPTVVVLTVTETEPGIKGATATNQLKPATCETGLTTRVPPFIDAGEEIRVSTADGSYLSRSTG; this is translated from the coding sequence ATGAAGGCTGGTGAATGTCGGCCCGGGCAGGGCGTGAAGATGGATGGCAAGTCGTGCGTCGTGACCTCGATCGAGCACCGGACGCCGGGGAACCTGCGAGCGTTTGTTCAGATCAAGATCAAGGACATTATGACAGGTAAGCATGTCGAGAAGCGTTTTAATCCTGCGGATGACATTGAGACCATCACGCTGGACCGATCGGACCTTGAATACCTGTACACCGATACGGATGGCGCGGTATTCATGAATCCCACGACATTCGACCAGATCACGGTGCCAGAGACCGCTCTGGGTGATGTGATGCTTTACCTGCGGCCCAATACGCTGGCGACGATTCTGTCGATCGATGGGGTCCCTGCGGCGGTGGAGCCCCCTACGGTCGTGGTGTTGACGGTGACTGAGACCGAACCGGGGATCAAGGGAGCGACGGCGACCAATCAGCTCAAGCCAGCGACCTGCGAGACGGGTCTCACGACACGGGTTCCACCTTTCATCGACGCGGGCGAAGAGATCCGGGTCTCGACGGCGGATGGGTCGTATCTGTCTCGATCAACAGGTTAA